One window of the Acaryochloris sp. CCMEE 5410 genome contains the following:
- a CDS encoding pentapeptide repeat-containing protein yields the protein MRTGIIAAVVFVGLLTWLGNSSKPSPQSLSPTTISPPLPESSTNLPTVPVDESAGLSIIAPNSDEIIERIRWTGSCANCNLRGINLEGAELVLFLQPQKEELFQAEQASAIGVNLEKVNFSNAQLSKANLSRAFLHSAVLEEAVLKEAILTQAILRQANLRSANLESALLENARFQDADLRRVNLQQAFVKSANFARANLVGADLTKADLRETDFTRANLTQAVLTQAKLRDANFSQAKLINANLSDTRIDGANFSGADLRGATLPKAGLNNVNFCQATMPNGKKNTTCPKPSS from the coding sequence ATGAGAACGGGAATTATTGCAGCAGTGGTCTTTGTTGGACTATTAACTTGGCTAGGCAATAGCTCTAAACCATCTCCACAAAGCCTTTCACCCACAACAATTTCTCCTCCCCTGCCTGAGTCTTCTACGAATCTACCGACTGTTCCCGTTGACGAATCAGCGGGCCTATCGATTATTGCGCCCAATTCTGATGAAATTATTGAACGAATTCGATGGACAGGGAGTTGTGCTAACTGCAATTTACGGGGCATTAATTTGGAAGGGGCCGAGCTCGTCTTATTTCTACAGCCTCAAAAAGAGGAGCTATTCCAAGCGGAACAAGCTTCTGCGATCGGCGTAAACTTGGAAAAAGTTAATTTCAGCAATGCTCAACTTAGTAAAGCCAACCTTTCTAGAGCTTTTTTGCATAGTGCTGTCTTAGAAGAAGCTGTATTGAAAGAGGCCATATTGACTCAAGCTATCCTGAGACAAGCCAATCTTCGGTCGGCAAATCTTGAATCAGCGCTGCTAGAAAATGCCCGTTTCCAAGATGCGGATTTAAGGCGGGTGAATTTACAGCAGGCCTTTGTCAAATCAGCAAACTTTGCCCGGGCAAATTTGGTAGGGGCAGATCTAACAAAAGCAGATTTAAGAGAAACTGATTTTACCAGAGCTAATCTAACTCAAGCAGTGTTAACACAAGCTAAACTCCGGGATGCGAACTTCAGTCAAGCCAAACTCATCAATGCAAACTTATCTGACACTCGCATTGATGGTGCGAACTTCAGCGGTGCAGACTTAAGAGGGGCGACATTACCCAAGGCAGGACTCAATAATGTAAATTTCTGCCAAGCAACCATGCCTAATGGGAAAAAAAATACGACTTGCCCTAAACCTTCATCCTAA
- a CDS encoding glycosyltransferase — protein sequence MLNPSLTIFYQIDPLDVSIGGIQTTVLNFIKYAPQDFDIRLVGITSRKECSIGSWQTILVLNKQIQYLPILYIEDDNIRGLIPTTLKFLLALFGKDLNSDFLHFHRIEPSLASFSWHGEKTLFIHADIKKQVNGQGGNKTFLWRYLPSAYFLLENMLIKQFSYVLSCNSESLKYLQKTYFSTKGCYQLIRNTVDDEIFFPLSAQLKDQKRLQLISEMELSLKTRFITYVGRLHPQKDPLLLVRSVAELDDANIHLLMIGVGELKEDIQLEIKNLGLNSQVTLLGSMNSREIADILRVSDLLALTSVYEGLPMVVLEALTCGIPIVSTDSGETSKLLTKKTGVIIPTRTPKSTADSLRTVLENPQCYPSQACTQLSSPYWARLVVSEIYNDMRERWKDRQQLSEKTFSTA from the coding sequence ATGTTAAATCCATCTTTGACTATTTTTTATCAAATTGATCCACTGGATGTCAGTATTGGTGGCATTCAGACAACCGTTCTGAACTTTATTAAATATGCACCTCAGGATTTTGATATTCGACTGGTAGGGATCACATCTAGAAAGGAGTGCAGTATTGGTAGCTGGCAAACTATTTTAGTTCTTAACAAGCAGATACAGTATCTCCCTATACTTTATATTGAAGATGACAACATCAGAGGACTAATACCCACTACCTTAAAATTCCTTCTAGCATTGTTTGGAAAGGATTTAAATTCTGACTTTCTCCATTTTCATAGAATTGAGCCTTCTTTAGCTTCATTTAGTTGGCATGGCGAAAAAACGCTATTTATTCATGCAGATATAAAAAAGCAAGTCAATGGTCAAGGCGGCAATAAAACCTTTTTATGGAGATATTTACCTTCTGCATATTTCCTGCTTGAAAATATGTTGATTAAGCAATTCTCCTATGTGTTGTCCTGCAATTCCGAATCCCTGAAGTATTTACAGAAAACTTACTTCTCCACTAAGGGCTGTTATCAGCTGATCCGAAATACCGTGGATGATGAAATCTTTTTCCCACTATCTGCTCAACTAAAGGACCAAAAGCGTCTCCAACTGATCTCAGAAATGGAGCTGTCTCTGAAGACACGCTTCATTACCTATGTGGGGCGATTGCACCCTCAAAAAGATCCTTTGTTATTGGTTAGATCAGTAGCAGAACTTGATGATGCCAATATCCATCTACTTATGATTGGAGTAGGCGAACTAAAAGAAGATATTCAATTAGAAATCAAGAATTTAGGGTTAAACAGCCAGGTAACTTTGTTGGGCTCCATGAATTCGCGAGAAATTGCAGATATTCTCAGAGTGAGTGACCTTTTAGCCTTAACAAGCGTTTATGAAGGGCTTCCGATGGTTGTATTGGAGGCCCTAACTTGCGGGATTCCAATCGTTTCGACTGATTCGGGTGAAACCTCTAAATTGCTTACGAAAAAAACAGGAGTCATCATTCCTACGAGAACCCCTAAATCCACCGCTGATTCTCTCAGGACTGTATTGGAAAACCCTCAATGTTATCCCAGTCAAGCCTGCACTCAATTATCCAGTCCCTATTGGGCAAGGTTGGTTGTTTCAGAAATTTATAACGATATGCGAGAACGATGGAAAGACAGACAGCAATTGTCAGAGAAAACTTTCTCGACAGCATAA